The Seriola aureovittata isolate HTS-2021-v1 ecotype China chromosome 16, ASM2101889v1, whole genome shotgun sequence genomic interval taaatggaaaaaaaaatgtaaacagctgctctcattaataaagacaaaacataaaagcagaCTTTTACAAGAGAAAAGCTGAAGTTGCAGGTTAAAGTACTGTTACTGTAATGGATTGTGTGTgatggtgtatttttgtgttgctTCCATGTATTCTGTTGTACTCCAAACAAATTTCCTCATTTGAATATTAaagttaaattcatttttatttatctgaaatTGAATGGAAAAATGTTAAGAGATTCTACGTTGTTTAAATTGCAATTATAATCCTGCTCTAATGTCATgtaaattctttttttcccctccttgtATTGTAAATGGAAAGTTTTACCTTCAATCTCAGGGACTGACTTCACTTCAAagcttgattttatttttacacaacacacaataatcaaataataaatgtaaatgtgtgtggtagagaatttatattttatattttctttttcttttttacatttatacagATAAACTGAAACTTTCTCATCTAAAAATACAGCAGGGGGaatgaaaaaatttaaaatcagCTTTAGTTCCTCTCCAGCTCTTCCGTTGGTCAGTGTGACCTGCAGACTCCCATTACATATCAACATGTTGACTACAGGTTGTTTGTGTGCGCAGTGCCACCTGCTGGGCAATaacaatcacaacaacaacaatgctgAGAGGAGACATTAAAGACACTCAACCATTACATGTTGATAAATGGTGTCAGATTTTATAGGATGATCTCTATGCAAGGATTTGTttcctgatgttttatttagtaTCTGCAATTTTCACACTTTTGTATCAGGCCGAAAAACTGGTAAACATAAGCTAAGTGTACAGAGAATGAGAAACATGTTTCGTCTTTAAATGGAATGGGTTATTAACAGACgaaagtttatatatatatatataaaagtttggTAGGTCTAGTGCAAATAGTCTCtcagaaaaaactgttttaaaaaaagtgcaggacatttaaataagaaaacaaactaacaaacaaacaaacaaaaactagaCCttactaaacaaaaaaacatgtttgcacATCTTTGTTGTATAATTACTAGAAATCTAGTgtcacattaaagctgcactaatggattttggatggatggatttagATTCTTTTAGGCCACTAGGGGCAACAAAATATCTTGCAATAAATCATCATAAACTTTAATCTTCTGAAAATACTGATTAAAGCAGATTTATGCAGATAAGGTATTTCATAAGTGGGTCAAGTATGGTGAAAAATTAAgatatacaaaaatatattttaatcatttatttacagGATCCACAGTGTATCAAATTCAAACTGATCATTTTTACTGATAATCATACTCCCATATATTTATCATCATGACACTTcctttatatacagttaataTAAATCTAACACTATTCATTCCTAAAAATCCCATTCACATGTaagaaataaatgacaacatTAATCGTCATCTTGAATCCCTGATCTATAAAATCTAAAGCACAAGTGCATAAAAACATGGCATTATGTGGTTTAAGGCACAAATACATTGTTGTATCCCAACCATGTAATACATTTGACCATATTAAATCACTGAAGCACTGCAATCCTTCAGAGAGTGACTCAACTGAGGTTTTCTTGGACTAAAAAGCATTTcatatgttgaaaaaaaaaaaaaatctacaatgAATTCTAAACCAAGTGCAACCATTGACCTTCAGGTTAGGTGTGATACTTTTTTATCAGTAGAAAAGTAAGAGGGGCCCAATGAAGTCAGGGGTTCTTAAAATGCTATTTGAATGCTATTCTTACAtttatcaatgttttttttcaatttaccAAATAACAGATGAATGAAATCGGTTAATATTCAAATTGTTTGCTTTTCATAATAATGGTAGTATATCATATTAATAGAAAATTATAGTATAGATTAAATGAGGTCGAAGtaccttttttgttttagccCTGATTCCTGCCTTcaatttaaaggtccatatagtataaaggtatatgtccatgtgttgtttgattataaagcaggtctagggtctatattaatactgtggaaGTATCaaagctcagtccacagagaaatgcacacatccaaccttgcaggatttggtttctctgagtgtttacctgaaatctgctatatttttattggatcactcagaaaacagtgagccaatcagaagcgatactcagagcctcctctgttctgattggctcactgacctgttgttactagagctccatagagaaacctgagagaggagatgtgaaactacactgagatggtttttggttcttaaaaccacaaatataaaaaatgggacctttaattctGGAAACAGGCCCAAAGACCTCCACCAAGAAGATAGTGCAGCCTGTGTGTTGCCCGAGAGGCAGAAACCCTggataaaaacaatcaaaaaaagtAGGTGGAATTGTATTTGCAAAATATCAGCCGTTCACGCGTCGGGTTGTTAGCCTGATGAACAACTGGACGGGTAAACTACTTCCCCTTGTTTACCTCAGATGATCAGAGTGACGTTGAAATCTCAGTGCGGAATGGCGGTACTGGCACCGGCGCTCATTTCTTTCTCACAGATGTAGGGTAATGCCATTGTGCAGGGGGCGTCGTACCAGCTCCTTATCGGCACTCGTGTCAACACGCGGGTTTTCACAATGTAGCCGCAGTCCTCGTTGATGTGGTTGTTGGGCTCACCAACCTCCCAGAAACTAAAgtgcagagggaagagagagagaattcacTTTGGTTAATGAACTAAACACTTCAGCTTTAACTGCTGTCCAGATTCAAGAAGAATTATGAAACTCATTATATACATCCAGTAACAACATTTAGAGCCAATGCAGGTAGTGTGCCTTTTATATATCAATGTGGAGAGTGAAGATGTGGAGGTTGGACACTTGtggatattgtttttaaaaataaaacaaaggaaaggtGTAAAAAGTTGGACCTTAAATATCACAATTAAATGTCATATCATTCAGATGAATCAGGGCAGAGCCAAGTCAGAACCACATGAGGACAAAAAATATCTcagcaggaaaagaggaaggTAGTGAGGTGGCAAAAGATGAATGACAAAAGGTTAGTCATCAACAAACGTTTACaaaaatgaggaagaaaaatcaGATGCTTATTAAAAAATCTGTGGAGTTGGCACTCGACAGGAAAGAAAATACTAGTGTGGCcggttgtgtttttctcttgtatGTTATGTGTGATCTGTCCAGGTCTTCATGGTGGAGAAGAGGTCGTGTGGCTCAGGTCTCGTTGGCATATATGTTTACAATTTATCTATAATGTTGTCACCCTGATTGTCCCTACTGTCTGTCCTGGGAGAGGGATCCCTCCTCTGATGCTCTTCCTGAGGTTTCTTCCATTTTCCCCCCTTTAGAGTTCTAGGTCtaaggacagagggagatgtctgctgctgcacagactgCAAAACCCCCAAGggcaaatgaataaaactgaggcagaagaaaaaaatatgcagcaaataaaacacagaagaagaaatattgAGCCAAGCTGAAGACAAACCAGAGGATGAAAATGCCTCACGATTTTACACCACTAAAGTGGAACTGCTCTTTCCACTGTTCCCTCTTTGCGGTCggacacatttgtttttcaccagAGGAAGAGGTCACGGTCACCTACAGTGCAGTGCAGGCAGACAAAATCCTGGCCTCCCTCCAGCTGTTATCTCACATCTGGAACCTGAACCTTTAACTCTATAATGACTCTGTCCTATTCCATGTTTTTGTACTGATCTTCTATACTctcaattgattgattgttttaagtaatttatcaaGTAAAAGACTAACGCTATATCCACACTACtccgttttagttttaaaatctcttttgCTACTTTTACAGGCAGTGTCCATTCTTCTCCGGAGTTCAAACACCTAAAATGGAGACTACTGGAAATGCTGCTGGTCCTGTTTTAGGCTGTAAACTCAGGAGTTGTgttgagacctttggaaacaatgacgtTGACACTCTAACATCACACCCTGATAAGGTCTTATCTGTTacgactaccagtggtgaaagcaacatggataacgaaTTACAAGagcctttgctgttcctcgttcgtAGTATTTTGGCAAGTAATTAATTGCAGAGAACACAATCTGCGCCCTGTTTACACCAACTCGCATATGCCCAGAGTAGCATTTTTCTTATATTCATAAAATCATATTAGGGTGGACGTAGCCTAACAGTCTACAACCATGCTAGCATCTCTGCGAGGCTGCACTTAGGCATATCAGTGCTTTGAGATAAATGCCAAcgttggcatgctaacatgctcaaaacaactatgctaacatgctaatgtttagcaggtataatgttaaTCATATTCACCATCTTACTTAAAAAGCACTAAACACAGTCGAGTTTTATaggacaaattgaaattttgattGACCTGATAGTAGCGGGAAGAATTAATGAATCGGCAATGTGAGTAGGATCCATCATCTGGGAACTATGAATGAAGCTGGTGAGAtctcagtctgaaccaaagtaGTCGACGGAACAACATTGCCACCATAGTGCAGCCTGTAttactgctttgttttcttACCCCCAATAGTTTTGAGGAAgttcaattttacatttttgtcgACAAACTTCACTTCCTATTTTGGTTTCTTCCCTCCAAAGATTTTCTGCACCGAGGGATGATTTTGCAGTGAAATAGGGAGCACTGGATTGAAGTTTACCTCCCCCTTTTCAGTCGTGTCTGTGCAGCTCACAGGCCAGAACCTGCACTTCAGCCTCAGGCATGTAAAAGGCCAATGTTCAACAGATGTTAAAGTCCactggtcagtcagtcagtcagtctctcagtctatgtgtctgtgtgtgtttgtctatgtctgtgtgtacaaCAATCTGGATCCATAGGAGTAGAGTCATAATTTGGGCAAAAATGAACTAATTTGTCCACCAACAGAGTCAAAGTCCTCCATATCTTTCTAGGCAAATTTTCAggtcttgtgtttttttaatccatttgaTCTGTTTcttcatattaataataacactGAATGAGTTACTTTTATGTATTGTattcttttgtgtattttgtaggTTTTAGTGGTACATAGTGGTCCTCATGGTCCTTTAATTGTTTAGCATTAATACAGTTTTTCACAGAGTATATGGAGTATACACAGTGTCCGTGTACATCACTTGCCCTCTATTAACTCctttaatcatatttatttaatcctCTTCGGTTGACATCCAGTGCTGCTGAGCTTCATGTGTTGCCTAACAATCTGTGTCCAATATTCATTCTCTTTTAGCTCTCTTTTGATTTCCACCAACTGCTGAGGGAAATACAGTCCAGGCcgtaagtatttggacagttacacactctttgttcttcaggctctgagcttcagcacattcaatttgaaataaaataatgcataTTACGTTAATGTTCCAAGTCCTGGGTTTAATTTGAGTAGGTTTACGTCACTATTGAATGAACTGTGTGGGAGATAAAGCTCTTTTAACACATAGTGCCCTAATTGCAAGGGTTCAAAAGTGATTAGGCACTTAGTAACCAAGTGTTCGTTGGGCAGCTTAGATGTGGCTCAGAGTTAACGGAGAGTTGAGAATCGGCATTTAGATTGAGGTGGAATCGTCTGTCAATATGAGGAGTGTAGAGGAACATGCAAGAGAAGAAGATAATGAGgctcaaacaaaagcaaagatcTATCAGAGACACTTTAGATACTTTCTAATACAGCAAAACTACAAAATTATGTGGATCACAGGAAAATCATATAGAAGTAGAAGCCAAACAAGAGGCTTtctgaactcgcaatgtttcttcttgattggaaaataaacagctgttaaagctaatgttggctatgtagctaTAGCAAAAGTTAcagatagctcctttaatgttcaatgacatttttgttttgacaaacagaacattatttacaaataataaaatacatttgttcACACCGTGTCAACTTTTAAGGTCAGTGTTCAGTGAACTGACTTGCGAAAAACTCATagatatcaaaaataaatcagagatATCGAAGGTCGTTGGTTTGCTAAAATCAACAGTCGGGTACTTTCTGAAAAAGCAGGTTTGTACAAGAATGCTCTCCAGGATTTTGGCGGACATGTTTCCTTGTTAGTGAGAAGACTTCATGACCAGAACTTTAGAGGATTAAGTACGAGATCCAAACCCCTGTAAACCTCAAAAACAAAGGCCAGGCTGCAGTTCACGAAAACATACAAAAGGCTTTTAGTATAGCGTCTTAAACCCAGATTCTACAATGGGACCAAATTCTCTGCCTTTGAAATCCCctgtttttatgactgattCAGACTTACTAACGTGCTGCTGGAGGATGGTAAGTTGTGAAAGAAGTGAACCTACCCTCCGACCAGTGGAGTGCCATCCACCCATTTCCACTGATCCTCTGTCTGTGCATCAGTGATCCCAAACCAGTAGGCGTTCCAATGACCTCTGGGAAGAAGATTCCATAGAAACGtctgagaggaaagaaaaacaaaaagaaatgtttagGTGTATTCATAGAAGACAATCATGACTGATTGTTTTTGTACCTTTGTGATTAGAGAGATGATTAATATCCCAGCTCTATCACTAGAGAGGATGATGATATCTGATTCTGCCAAAGCCCAAgatgattgtgttttttaaaaaaaaaagtaagtggTATTCTAGTATATTTGTCTTATTGGTAACAAATCAACAATCAATTGATCCTACTAACAAGTTTTGTTATTGGGCCCCtccttcttcagggcagcctggacaCTACAGcgactcggtatcggaaagtgatgaaaacgtctAGGACTAGCTTTCTAAACTCACAACGTctcctctagactggtaagtaaacagctgctaatgctaatgttactcTATggagcaatagcaaaacttacaaatagctacATGTTTGATCACACTGTATCAACTTTTAAGTTTAGTGATATACAGTTGAAAAGCTTTGTTGGCGCTGTTGACATGTTTCTGAAGTGAACAGAGGAATAGAAGTGGCtcttcctgattaaataaactCCAGCCAACACAGAATCTAATGACAACCCTCTGAACATGGCAGCATCGGGATTAACATGTCATGATGTACCTGCTCCTCGGCCGTGTGGATGATGGCCAGGTGAGCTCCTTTGCTCTGGCAGTATGACCGACTCTCTGCCCAGTCCCTTTGGACTCTGGAGATGAAATAACAGCTGTTGTTGAAGAGCTGCCAATCCACGGGGCAGACGATAGCGGCCTCTGTCGGTTTGATCACCTCAGGAGCTGATGAATGACaggcaacacacaaacacagacacacacacacacacacacacacacacacacacacacacacacgcaaacagagACTGGTGAGAAAAAGGATTCTAATTGACAAAAAGTTCTGCACACCCCAAACTAGGGCTGGGCAGTAGTTTAATGTTTAAACTTTCGAATTATTGTAGTATAATAAAATACTCGCTGGTAGAGATATCATAAAACTTAATTCAACTGTATGGACTTTTTAAAAGAACATACAGAAAATCTGTGTTTCCTTATATGAGATCAGAAAATCCAAGGTAAATTTGCAATTACTTTCCTAGGAGGCCCTGGGGCAAACATTTGTTATTGGGCCCCTATTGACCCATTTTATAGACTAAGCAATCAATCAGTTAATGAAGATGAATGAATTAACctgctgataatgaaaatgatggtTGGTTGCAACTTTACAGTTCTCATATGATGCATAATCTCACCTGGCCCAAGGTTTTCGGTGAATTAAATacatgacacagaaaaaaattaatcaatttgATACATATCTTTACAACAGAGGAACTAAATTATGGCAACCGGATTAAACCTGGGGCTTTTGGGGCCCTTGGGGGTCTGGGGACCCTGGTTAGTTAACTGCTTTGCCTGGTTAGTTATCCAGCCTTGGCTAAATACGGCCATAATTtcattgtttaaaaagaaaaaaagcaaatgatcCAATGTCTGTATTTCACAGATCTAAATCTGAGACAGTCACAGTAGGACTCTGTGAGAACGAGCACACATCCATATTCAAATATAAAGTTGTGTACCTTTAGTAGCAGCCAGTTTGGCCAGCAGTTCATCCCTCTCCTTCTGCAGCTGGtttttctcctgctgcagtttgttgatGGTAGCGGTCAGATCCGACACGTTCTTGTCTTGCGTATGCTTCTGTATCTCTGGGTCCACTTCACCACTGACCTgaggtttgtttttatctgtggaACACATGGAACGATGGACGGGTAAATAAATAGACACAGTACAgtctttttatatacagtctatgggtaCGATTTACCTGAAAGAACGTCTTTGAAACAAGGCTAAGACACACAATCAGGTTCATGAGGCTGCACTTAAAGCAGAGCTTTGAGCTAAGTGCAAATGTCTGCAAGTGTAGGCCAAGGTCAACGAGCAGCTTTTCAGCCTCCTAATTGTGTGACTTTTTCAACATAACCAGCACACACGTATGCACATGTAATAAACATTGATAAAACTCAAGTCATACTATTGGCTAATGTTC includes:
- the LOC130184305 gene encoding CD209 antigen-like protein C, with protein sequence MTATGSSPAFDGMYSQLIEDEGTYDELHRKTDVGHSAHPVSRVMLPSRLSGSGPYRLTTICLATLCAILLISIIAVTAHYKNKPQVSGEVDPEIQKHTQDKNVSDLTATINKLQQEKNQLQKERDELLAKLAATKAPEVIKPTEAAIVCPVDWQLFNNSCYFISRVQRDWAESRSYCQSKGAHLAIIHTAEEQTFLWNLLPRGHWNAYWFGITDAQTEDQWKWVDGTPLVGGFWEVGEPNNHINEDCGYIVKTRVLTRVPIRSWYDAPCTMALPYICEKEMSAGASTAIPH